One genomic segment of bacterium includes these proteins:
- a CDS encoding efflux RND transporter periplasmic adaptor subunit, which yields MRRWLRRILVLVALIAVIVALRLTLFRPEPVPVTVHEVARGRVEDTVVNSKAGTVKSRHRAEMSPGLSGLVAAIPVRKGQSVRKGDVLLRLDDAEHRANLLLAERALDAARAATEEACLAADQAGRDRRRAEDLYGRDLVSDHELETARTNDDIARAACRAARQREKQADAAVAVARATLSKTVMTAPFDGVVLDIEAEVGEWISPSPPGVFIPPVIDVIDPRALYVEAPLDEADVGRVVVGLPVRVTMDAFRDRPFAGTLTYTSSFVETTKEQNRIQTVEAEFTGGDLPANLLPGLSADVEVILDARDDVVRVPSYALLEGGRVLVVVGDELVSVDVETGLRNWEFTEIIAGLEPGDRVVVSLDRMEVRAGARVRVADEVAR from the coding sequence ATGCGCCGCTGGCTCCGTCGTATCCTGGTTCTCGTCGCCCTGATCGCGGTGATCGTCGCGCTGCGTTTGACGCTCTTCCGTCCCGAGCCCGTGCCGGTCACCGTCCACGAGGTCGCGCGCGGGCGCGTGGAGGACACGGTGGTCAACTCCAAGGCCGGCACCGTCAAGTCGCGCCACAGGGCCGAGATGAGCCCGGGCCTGTCCGGCCTGGTGGCTGCCATACCGGTGAGGAAGGGCCAGTCCGTGCGCAAGGGCGACGTCCTGCTGCGCCTGGACGACGCCGAGCATCGCGCCAACCTGCTGCTGGCCGAGCGCGCCCTGGATGCCGCGCGGGCCGCCACCGAGGAAGCCTGCCTGGCCGCCGACCAGGCCGGGCGCGACCGGCGCCGCGCGGAGGACCTCTACGGCCGCGACCTGGTCTCCGACCACGAACTGGAGACCGCTCGCACCAACGACGACATCGCCCGCGCCGCCTGCCGCGCCGCCCGCCAGCGCGAGAAGCAGGCCGACGCCGCGGTCGCCGTCGCGCGTGCCACGCTGAGCAAGACCGTCATGACGGCGCCCTTCGACGGCGTCGTCCTGGACATCGAGGCCGAGGTGGGCGAGTGGATCTCGCCGTCGCCGCCGGGTGTGTTCATCCCGCCGGTGATCGACGTGATCGATCCGCGCGCGCTGTACGTGGAGGCGCCCCTGGACGAGGCCGACGTGGGTCGCGTCGTGGTGGGCCTGCCGGTGCGCGTCACCATGGACGCCTTCCGCGACCGGCCGTTCGCCGGAACCCTGACCTACACCTCGTCCTTCGTTGAGACCACCAAGGAGCAGAATCGCATCCAGACCGTGGAGGCCGAATTCACCGGCGGCGACCTGCCCGCCAACCTGCTGCCGGGCCTGTCGGCGGACGTGGAGGTGATCCTCGACGCGCGCGACGACGTGGTGCGTGTCCCCAGCTACGCCCTGCTCGAGGGCGGCCGCGTGCTGGTGGTCGTGGGCGACGAGCTGGTCTCGGTCGACGTGGAGACGGGCCTGCGCAACTGGGAGTTCACCGAGATCATCGCGGGGCTCGAGCCGGGCGACCGCGTCGTCGTCTCGCTGGACCGCATGGAGGTGCGCGCGGGCGCCCGCGTGCGCGTGGCCGACGAAGTGGCGCGATGA
- a CDS encoding ABC transporter ATP-binding protein, whose amino-acid sequence MIRLAGISRTFLVGDRPVHALREVDLAIASGEYVSIMGPSGSGKSTLLNILGCLDRPDAGSYGLEGRETADLSETELSKVRRHSIGFVFQFFHLVPRLNAAENVELPMVFAGVEPPVRRERVARALEAVGLTGRSDHRPDQLSGGERQRVAIARAVVMEPALLLADEPTGNLDTTVGGEIVTLLESMNADGLTLVVVTHDPDIGRRARRRIRLLDGSVVADEEG is encoded by the coding sequence ATGATCCGGCTCGCGGGCATCTCGCGCACGTTCCTGGTGGGCGACCGCCCGGTGCACGCCCTGCGCGAGGTGGACCTGGCGATCGCGTCCGGCGAGTACGTCTCGATCATGGGGCCTTCGGGCTCCGGCAAGTCGACGCTGCTGAACATCCTCGGTTGCCTCGATCGTCCCGACGCCGGCTCCTACGGCCTCGAAGGGCGCGAGACCGCGGACCTTTCCGAGACCGAGCTGTCGAAGGTGCGGCGGCACAGTATCGGTTTCGTCTTCCAGTTCTTCCACCTGGTGCCGCGCCTGAATGCGGCCGAGAACGTCGAGCTGCCCATGGTCTTCGCCGGCGTCGAGCCGCCCGTGCGGCGCGAGAGGGTCGCCCGCGCCCTGGAGGCGGTCGGGCTCACCGGCCGCAGCGACCATCGTCCCGACCAGCTTTCGGGCGGCGAGCGCCAGCGCGTGGCCATCGCCCGGGCGGTCGTGATGGAGCCCGCCCTACTGCTCGCGGACGAGCCCACCGGCAACCTCGACACGACTGTCGGCGGCGAGATCGTCACCCTGCTCGAAAGCATGAACGCCGACGGCCTGACCCTGGTGGTGGTGACCCACGACCCGGACATCGGCCGGCGCGCCCGGCGCCGCATCCGGCTGCTGGACGGCAGCGTCGTCGCGGACGAGGAGGGCTGA